A window of Metabacillus sp. B2-18 contains these coding sequences:
- a CDS encoding MotE family protein, protein METETEKQEFGKFQWFFFVIFIPMIFTLTLVGVILSVAGFDVLGKAKSTLKEIPVVEKLFKEEEDTAATSQVLKEEAQKEEMKKLEETVEEQSVMITALEKDLTNKEKEVQTLTQEISSLEKQLEEIKNTETETNNQKKDISSLYDNMSSKKAAEIIPNLSQEDALLILTSLDDKQVADILAKMTVEDAVKYTGLLSSNEE, encoded by the coding sequence GTGGAAACTGAAACTGAAAAACAAGAATTCGGTAAATTTCAATGGTTTTTCTTTGTCATATTTATTCCGATGATTTTCACTTTAACGTTAGTCGGTGTTATTTTATCCGTAGCAGGCTTTGATGTACTGGGAAAAGCCAAATCAACATTAAAGGAAATACCTGTCGTTGAAAAATTATTCAAAGAAGAAGAAGATACAGCCGCTACTTCTCAGGTTTTGAAAGAAGAAGCTCAAAAAGAAGAAATGAAGAAGCTTGAAGAAACGGTTGAGGAACAATCAGTGATGATTACCGCTCTTGAAAAGGATTTAACGAATAAAGAAAAAGAAGTTCAAACTCTTACACAAGAAATAAGCTCATTGGAAAAACAACTTGAGGAAATTAAAAATACAGAAACAGAAACAAACAATCAGAAAAAGGATATTTCTAGCTTATACGACAATATGAGCAGTAAGAAAGCAGCGGAGATTATTCCGAATTTATCTCAAGAAGATGCTTTGTTAATTCTTACTTCATTAGATGATAAGCAAGTTGCTGATATATTAGCAAAAATGACGGTTGAAGATGCAGTGAAATATACTGGGTTATTGTCTTCTAATGAAGAATAG
- a CDS encoding flagellar hook-length control protein FliK produces the protein MKIANLFDAQSFSPKKTNQNSTSSSFKDFIFSVQHSHHGQPTAVTPKQDVQKKDLLTGVKNEIQEILGDQLGKDTTINDLSEEDLSSIQTSMNELLNQFTSLEDLLNSSDKLPIGISILALAIKIEDIAKTDGSVDMTPLLGNLHALLESEFPSFSPAEDLNFDHIFFALENMSKEDKALLEGQMIISTASEQVLDDLRYYSKLLGLMENPSEANYAKNLLKDSLLADSDVADHLKQILSSDDLSKVKELLTKLMTVVDSAENTDQNHSFNKDLVASQHNSGLSLNSASVPEETFSIQLDKFVQKDQLMTVGENKNTNLLTSTKEEFTNKMIELLKNSRLSQFNNGTSRLVINLTPEHLGSITIRIVQQQNGEMVAKIIAATQSAKELLEHSGSQLRQALPNVNIEFERFEVFTDDSSKFLRENKDPKQGKEHSNQNENSDQEEQNNVNFKDSLNDALNISI, from the coding sequence GTGAAAATCGCAAATTTGTTTGACGCTCAAAGTTTTTCACCAAAAAAGACGAATCAGAACAGTACGAGCAGTAGCTTTAAAGATTTTATATTTTCTGTACAACATTCCCATCATGGACAGCCAACTGCTGTTACCCCTAAACAAGATGTACAAAAAAAGGATTTATTAACAGGAGTTAAGAATGAGATACAAGAAATTCTAGGGGATCAGCTAGGTAAAGACACAACCATTAACGATCTATCTGAAGAAGATCTTTCAAGTATACAAACAAGTATGAATGAGCTATTAAATCAGTTTACATCTTTAGAAGACTTATTAAACTCATCAGATAAACTTCCAATTGGGATTAGTATCTTAGCCTTGGCTATAAAAATAGAAGATATAGCTAAAACGGACGGTTCTGTTGACATGACTCCATTATTGGGAAATTTACATGCATTATTAGAAAGTGAGTTTCCAAGCTTTTCTCCAGCAGAAGATCTTAACTTCGATCATATATTTTTTGCTCTAGAAAATATGAGTAAGGAAGATAAAGCTTTATTGGAAGGTCAAATGATTATTAGCACTGCAAGTGAACAAGTTTTAGATGATTTACGTTATTATAGTAAACTACTAGGCTTAATGGAAAATCCATCCGAAGCAAATTACGCCAAAAATTTGCTTAAAGACTCTTTATTAGCTGATTCTGATGTAGCTGATCACTTAAAGCAGATACTTTCATCAGATGATTTATCTAAAGTTAAGGAACTGCTGACAAAGCTAATGACTGTGGTAGATTCAGCAGAAAATACTGATCAAAATCATTCATTTAATAAAGATTTAGTTGCTAGTCAACATAACTCAGGTCTTTCATTAAATTCAGCTTCTGTTCCTGAAGAAACTTTTTCTATTCAATTAGATAAATTCGTACAAAAAGATCAGCTTATGACCGTTGGTGAAAATAAAAATACAAATTTATTAACTTCGACGAAAGAAGAATTTACAAATAAAATGATCGAGTTACTGAAAAATAGTAGACTCTCTCAATTTAACAATGGCACAAGCCGTTTGGTTATTAATTTGACTCCAGAGCATCTTGGGTCCATTACAATCAGAATTGTTCAACAACAGAATGGTGAAATGGTTGCTAAAATCATTGCTGCCACACAATCAGCAAAGGAATTGTTAGAACATAGTGGATCTCAACTAAGGCAGGCATTACCTAATGTAAATATAGAGTTTGAGAGATTTGAAGTTTTTACTGATGATTCCTCTAAATTCCTAAGAGAAAATAAAGATCCTAAACAAGGAAAAGAACATAGCAATCAAAATGAAAATTCCGATCAAGAAGAACAAAATAATGTGAACTTTAAAGATTCACTAAATGATGCATTAAACATTTCAATTTAA
- the flgD gene encoding flagellar hook assembly protein FlgD, translated as MSVSIDPSLLLSNNTKTRSSGSNLGKDEFLKILMTQLQNQDPLNPMEDKEFISQMANFSSLEQITNMNSLMQKFLDTQKATTDSILKYSEMIGKSIEWSDSGAEEAIQTGVVKAIKQKNNSIILELDNGKEITSDLVTKISQPE; from the coding sequence ATGTCTGTATCTATAGATCCAAGTTTATTATTGTCAAATAATACAAAAACTCGTAGTTCTGGATCCAATCTTGGAAAAGATGAATTTTTGAAAATACTTATGACACAACTTCAAAACCAAGATCCATTAAACCCAATGGAAGATAAAGAATTTATTTCACAGATGGCTAACTTTTCATCACTTGAACAGATAACCAATATGAATTCCCTGATGCAAAAGTTTTTAGATACACAAAAAGCAACAACGGATTCTATTTTAAAATATTCAGAGATGATTGGTAAATCTATTGAATGGTCAGATTCAGGTGCTGAAGAGGCTATACAAACTGGAGTTGTAAAAGCAATTAAACAAAAAAACAATAGCATAATTCTTGAACTTGATAATGGGAAAGAAATTACGAGTGATTTAGTTACAAAAATCAGCCAGCCTGAGTAA
- a CDS encoding TIGR02530 family flagellar biosynthesis protein, with protein sequence MTLPIKPVTSQTLDLIKSRTNPLKSNTSFKEVLSELQNPTLKISKHAQERIQQRDIHISDNEWNLIEEKVQEASHKGVTDSLVILHDAALIVSAKNNTVVTAMNIDEAKSQIFTNINGTIIMD encoded by the coding sequence ATGACTTTACCTATTAAACCTGTTACTTCACAAACATTAGATTTAATAAAATCCAGAACTAATCCCTTAAAATCTAATACTTCATTTAAAGAAGTTCTTAGTGAGTTGCAAAACCCAACTTTAAAGATTAGTAAACATGCACAAGAAAGAATTCAACAAAGAGATATACATATCTCTGATAATGAATGGAATTTGATCGAGGAAAAAGTGCAGGAGGCAAGCCATAAAGGTGTGACGGATTCACTTGTCATCTTGCATGATGCTGCTTTAATCGTAAGTGCAAAAAATAACACTGTTGTTACAGCAATGAATATAGACGAAGCAAAATCTCAAATTTTTACCAATATAAATGGAACAATTATTATGGATTAA
- a CDS encoding flagellar hook-basal body complex protein — protein MLRSMYSGISGMKNFQMKLDVIGNNIANVNTYGYKKSRSTFKDLISQQISGAGAANGARGGTNAQQVGLGSQASSVDVIHTTGATQTTARTLDLALSGDGFFPVATISDLARVGVDRGNQVGNNKITGAIDRAMNLSYTRAGNFYMDDRGYLVTSDGYYLVGETGEKTPPTADHITKGNNALTSITQFEGSYKNITNAVKLLEKKTDTLLSAYNEYNDAVSTGMNVASAHNALTTAHADFKNFVDGTGPYNNNGFKNIAMAFNDTNVATEAIAMINKSISDATNGFNSTTPITEIVSEISTSVRQLQANEYPANVVASGTAATTDLDTVKALMDKISNFKVDLEQVAQSVVNYENAAEALLKPTWSDSLSGEAGLIQIPLDAQSFSIGPDGTVSFVNSSGQLKVAGQIRLANFANAGGLEKAGGNLFRESSNSGSVDKNANGIQLNELFAPGTNGVASIVAGALEMSNIDLSEEFTEMIVAQRGFQSNTKIITTSDEILQELVNLKR, from the coding sequence ATGTTACGTTCAATGTACTCAGGTATCAGTGGTATGAAAAACTTTCAAATGAAGCTAGATGTTATCGGGAATAACATCGCAAACGTTAATACGTACGGCTATAAAAAATCTCGTTCAACTTTTAAAGATTTAATTAGCCAACAAATATCAGGTGCAGGTGCTGCAAACGGTGCACGTGGGGGAACAAATGCTCAGCAAGTTGGTTTAGGATCTCAAGCTTCTTCTGTCGATGTTATTCATACAACAGGAGCAACTCAAACAACGGCAAGAACACTTGATTTGGCTCTTTCTGGAGATGGATTCTTCCCTGTAGCTACTATATCTGATTTGGCACGTGTTGGTGTTGACCGAGGGAATCAAGTGGGGAACAACAAAATTACTGGGGCTATTGACCGTGCTATGAATCTTAGTTATACAAGAGCTGGAAACTTTTATATGGATGATAGAGGTTACTTAGTAACTTCAGATGGTTACTATTTAGTTGGTGAAACAGGTGAAAAAACGCCTCCAACAGCTGATCATATAACTAAAGGGAATAACGCTCTTACAAGTATTACCCAATTTGAAGGATCATATAAAAACATTACAAATGCTGTGAAGTTATTAGAAAAGAAAACAGATACATTACTTAGTGCTTATAATGAATACAACGATGCTGTATCAACTGGTATGAATGTTGCGTCCGCTCATAATGCTCTTACAACTGCTCATGCGGACTTCAAGAATTTTGTAGATGGTACTGGACCTTATAATAATAATGGTTTTAAAAATATTGCTATGGCATTTAACGATACAAATGTTGCAACAGAAGCAATTGCTATGATTAACAAGAGTATCTCGGATGCAACAAATGGATTTAATAGTACTACACCTATCACTGAGATTGTTAGCGAAATAAGTACATCAGTTAGACAGCTACAAGCTAATGAATATCCAGCAAATGTAGTTGCTTCGGGAACTGCTGCAACAACTGATCTTGATACAGTTAAAGCTCTAATGGATAAAATATCAAACTTCAAAGTTGATTTAGAGCAAGTAGCTCAATCAGTCGTTAATTATGAAAATGCAGCTGAAGCCTTACTCAAACCAACTTGGTCTGACAGCCTAAGCGGAGAAGCAGGACTTATCCAAATCCCACTTGACGCTCAAAGCTTCTCGATTGGACCTGACGGAACAGTTTCTTTCGTAAATAGCAGTGGTCAATTAAAGGTAGCTGGACAAATCCGCTTAGCAAACTTTGCTAACGCAGGTGGTCTTGAAAAAGCTGGTGGAAACTTATTCAGAGAATCTTCCAACTCAGGATCAGTTGATAAAAATGCTAATGGAATTCAATTAAATGAGCTTTTTGCACCAGGGACTAACGGAGTTGCTTCAATCGTTGCCGGTGCACTAGAAATGTCAAACATAGACTTATCTGAAGAGTTCACTGAAATGATCGTTGCGCAACGTGGATTCCAATCAAATACAAAAATCATTACAACATCAGACGAAATACTTCAAGAATTAGTGAACCTAAAACGTTAA
- a CDS encoding flagellar FlbD family protein: MIQVTRLNGKSFTLNALYIEVIESFPDTTITLTNGHKYVVKENEQEVRTKISSFYRNINVLSLRKDSEVLEDE, translated from the coding sequence ATGATTCAAGTTACTAGGTTGAATGGTAAATCATTTACCTTAAATGCATTATATATTGAGGTAATTGAATCATTTCCTGACACAACAATTACTCTAACAAATGGTCACAAATATGTTGTGAAGGAGAATGAACAAGAGGTTCGAACAAAGATCTCTTCCTTCTATAGAAATATCAATGTATTGTCGCTGAGAAAAGACTCGGAGGTCTTGGAAGATGAATAA
- the fliL gene encoding flagellar basal body-associated protein FliL: MNKKLLTIMLVIISSITLIGVTALVVVTKFLGDEDEHKAPPIKEVVEASVDIPEITTNLSSGNIVRLSFKIETDSKKAKEELTQREFQVRDIIISELANMNADQLDGTEGMNKLKDTIKVKVNELMQEGKVNKVYTTSYILQ; this comes from the coding sequence ATGAATAAGAAGCTTTTAACGATAATGCTTGTCATTATAAGTTCTATAACATTAATTGGGGTTACAGCCTTAGTTGTTGTTACAAAATTTCTTGGAGATGAAGATGAGCATAAAGCACCTCCAATTAAAGAGGTGGTTGAGGCATCTGTAGATATACCGGAAATAACCACAAATTTATCCAGTGGTAATATAGTACGCTTATCATTTAAAATTGAAACAGACTCAAAAAAGGCCAAAGAAGAATTAACACAACGCGAGTTTCAAGTTCGTGATATTATCATTTCTGAATTGGCAAATATGAACGCAGATCAGCTTGATGGTACTGAAGGTATGAACAAACTAAAAGATACAATTAAAGTGAAAGTTAATGAGTTGATGCAAGAAGGCAAGGTCAATAAGGTTTATACCACTTCCTATATCCTTCAATAA
- the fliM gene encoding flagellar motor switch protein FliM, with amino-acid sequence MAGDILSQSEIDALLSAISTGEMDADELKKEESNKKVKVYDFKRALRFSKDQIRSLTRIHDNFARLLTTHFSAQLRTYIQITVGSVDQLPYEEFIRSIPKMTVLNIFEVHPLEGRVLMEVNPNIAYAMMDRIMGGIGASVNKIENLTEIETKIISNIFEKSLENYQEAWDSLVEIDPVMADFEVNPQFLQMVSPNETVVVISLNIQVGETSGMINLCIPHVVLEPIIPKLSVHYWMQSDRKEPKQNEIDALKKQINLADLTVSAELGSSDLSIQDFLQLQPGDVIQLDRTIDQPLVVTIGDKPKFTGQPGKLNKKLAVQIIDHLSRGDEDGE; translated from the coding sequence TTGGCAGGTGATATTTTATCACAAAGTGAAATTGATGCCTTGCTGTCTGCTATTTCAACAGGTGAAATGGATGCAGATGAATTAAAAAAGGAAGAATCCAATAAAAAAGTTAAGGTCTATGATTTTAAACGTGCTTTGCGGTTCTCAAAAGATCAAATTCGAAGTTTAACCCGAATTCATGACAACTTTGCGAGATTATTAACAACACACTTTTCAGCTCAATTAAGAACGTATATACAAATAACTGTAGGTTCTGTTGACCAATTGCCATATGAAGAATTTATTCGATCTATTCCAAAGATGACTGTTTTAAATATATTTGAAGTTCACCCTTTGGAAGGTAGAGTATTAATGGAAGTGAATCCTAATATAGCATACGCTATGATGGATCGAATTATGGGTGGTATCGGTGCTAGTGTTAATAAAATTGAAAATTTAACCGAAATAGAAACAAAAATTATTTCAAATATCTTTGAAAAATCACTAGAAAACTACCAAGAAGCTTGGGATTCTTTAGTTGAAATTGATCCTGTAATGGCAGATTTTGAAGTGAATCCTCAATTTTTACAGATGGTTTCTCCGAATGAAACAGTTGTTGTTATATCATTGAATATTCAAGTGGGAGAAACGAGCGGAATGATAAATTTATGTATCCCGCATGTAGTTTTGGAGCCAATCATCCCAAAGCTTTCTGTACATTATTGGATGCAGTCTGATCGAAAAGAGCCTAAGCAAAACGAGATTGATGCTTTGAAAAAGCAAATTAATCTTGCTGATCTCACAGTGTCTGCAGAATTGGGATCATCTGATTTATCTATTCAAGATTTTCTTCAATTACAACCTGGAGACGTCATTCAATTAGATCGTACCATTGATCAACCATTGGTGGTTACAATAGGTGACAAGCCAAAGTTTACTGGACAACCAGGGAAATTAAACAAAAAATTAGCGGTTCAAATTATTGACCACTTATCGAGAGGTGACGAAGATGGTGAGTAA
- the fliY gene encoding flagellar motor switch phosphatase FliY: MVSNDMLSQDEIDALLKGSSVDEEETPADTNDKAELKNEDYFSDMEEDAIGEIGNISFGSSATALSTLLQQKVEITTPSVSVVHKNKLGDQFQHPYVAIEVNYTEGFSGSNILVIKQSDAAIIADLMMGGDGTNPDDMLGDIQVSAVQEAMNQMMGSAATSMSTIFNKKVDISPPTVELLDVNETEEANTIPNEDLLVQVSFRLKIGTLIDSNIMQLLPLYFAKDLIDQLINPSQEVAVTAEAVKEEETIPQPTVQQHQYEQPVPQQPMYQQQQQYEQPMYQQTQQPYMGQPNQQMHAPPPQYAQPPRPQQPTVNVKPAEFASFEPVQYQQQDIQNLDMLLDIPLKVTVELGRTKRSVKEILELSSGSIIELDKLAGEHVDILVNNKIVAKGEVVVIDENFGVRVTDIISQSERLNKLK, translated from the coding sequence ATGGTGAGTAATGATATGTTATCTCAGGATGAAATTGATGCTTTATTAAAAGGATCAAGTGTTGACGAAGAAGAAACTCCTGCTGATACAAATGACAAAGCTGAACTAAAGAACGAAGATTACTTTAGTGATATGGAAGAAGATGCCATTGGTGAAATTGGAAACATTTCTTTCGGTAGTTCTGCAACAGCTTTATCTACACTACTTCAACAAAAGGTTGAAATTACAACACCGAGTGTTTCAGTTGTTCATAAAAATAAGCTTGGAGATCAATTCCAACATCCTTATGTGGCAATTGAGGTGAATTATACAGAGGGTTTTTCTGGAAGTAACATTTTAGTCATTAAACAAAGTGATGCAGCCATTATTGCTGATTTAATGATGGGTGGAGATGGGACAAATCCTGATGATATGCTTGGAGACATTCAAGTAAGTGCTGTTCAGGAGGCGATGAACCAAATGATGGGTTCAGCCGCAACATCAATGTCTACTATCTTCAATAAAAAAGTAGATATTTCACCCCCAACAGTTGAGCTCCTAGATGTAAATGAGACTGAGGAAGCTAATACTATTCCGAATGAAGACTTGTTAGTTCAAGTATCATTCAGACTGAAAATTGGTACATTAATTGATTCGAATATCATGCAATTATTACCTTTATATTTTGCTAAAGATTTAATTGATCAATTAATTAACCCATCACAAGAGGTTGCTGTTACAGCTGAAGCAGTGAAAGAGGAAGAGACTATTCCTCAGCCAACAGTACAGCAGCACCAGTATGAACAACCAGTTCCACAGCAACCAATGTATCAACAACAGCAACAATATGAACAACCAATGTATCAACAAACACAACAACCATATATGGGGCAGCCTAATCAGCAGATGCATGCTCCACCACCACAATATGCTCAACCGCCGAGACCTCAGCAGCCAACAGTGAATGTGAAACCAGCTGAATTTGCTAGTTTTGAACCTGTGCAATATCAACAACAAGATATTCAGAATCTTGATATGCTTTTAGACATCCCTCTAAAAGTAACAGTTGAACTTGGTAGAACAAAACGTTCTGTAAAGGAAATTCTTGAATTATCATCTGGTTCTATTATTGAATTGGACAAGTTAGCTGGAGAGCATGTTGATATTTTAGTTAACAATAAAATTGTGGCAAAAGGTGAAGTTGTAGTAATTGATGAGAATTTTGGAGTACGTGTTACGGATATTATTAGTCAATCTGAACGTTTAAACAAACTTAAATAA
- a CDS encoding response regulator, with the protein MAHKIMIVDDAAFMRMMIKDILTKNGYEVVAEAADGAQAVEKYKELQPDLVTMDITMPEMDGIAALKEIKKLNSNAKVIMCSAMGQQAMVIDAIQAGAKDFIVKPFQADRVLEAIGKTLS; encoded by the coding sequence ATGGCACACAAGATTATGATTGTAGACGACGCAGCTTTTATGAGAATGATGATTAAAGATATTTTAACTAAAAACGGATATGAAGTAGTTGCTGAAGCAGCAGATGGAGCTCAAGCTGTAGAAAAATACAAAGAACTTCAACCAGACTTGGTAACAATGGATATTACAATGCCTGAAATGGATGGGATCGCAGCGTTAAAAGAAATAAAGAAATTAAACAGCAATGCAAAAGTTATTATGTGTTCAGCGATGGGGCAGCAAGCAATGGTTATTGATGCAATCCAAGCTGGAGCAAAGGATTTTATTGTTAAGCCATTCCAAGCAGACCGTGTATTAGAGGCGATTGGAAAAACTTTAAGCTAA
- a CDS encoding flagellar biosynthetic protein FliO yields MLRRNYVILILLALILFSPQAASNVLAEDSSNKSVYENLTDEEQTQKPDETNIVEDKQVSPDENVQGDALSVTAFDFIKMFFALGIVLFLVYFLLKFVTKRNRVFQQGQAIVNLGGTNVGQNKSVQMVKIGDRVLVVGVGESISLLTEINDEEENKRIIQEFELKQERVVESKDLIQKVFSFIQQGAKGQKHNESTMTFSTKLSEQLEKMKKERTKQIEDIERKGLDKHE; encoded by the coding sequence TTGCTTCGTAGAAACTACGTCATCTTGATTTTATTAGCTCTTATTTTATTCTCTCCGCAAGCTGCATCAAATGTGCTTGCGGAGGATTCTTCGAACAAAAGTGTATATGAAAATCTGACTGATGAAGAACAAACGCAAAAACCTGACGAGACAAACATTGTTGAAGATAAGCAAGTAAGTCCGGATGAAAATGTTCAAGGTGATGCTTTATCTGTCACTGCATTTGATTTTATTAAAATGTTCTTTGCACTTGGAATCGTTCTTTTTCTCGTCTATTTTTTATTAAAGTTTGTTACAAAGCGAAACAGAGTTTTTCAGCAAGGACAAGCAATTGTTAATCTTGGCGGTACAAATGTAGGGCAAAACAAATCAGTACAAATGGTGAAAATAGGTGACAGAGTTTTAGTTGTTGGTGTAGGAGAGTCAATTTCTCTGTTAACGGAAATCAATGATGAAGAAGAAAATAAGAGGATTATTCAGGAGTTTGAGCTAAAGCAAGAACGAGTTGTTGAATCAAAAGACTTAATTCAAAAAGTGTTCTCATTTATTCAACAAGGTGCAAAAGGACAGAAACATAATGAGTCAACAATGACATTTTCAACAAAGTTAAGTGAACAATTGGAAAAAATGAAAAAAGAGCGGACAAAACAGATTGAGGATATTGAAAGAAAGGGTTTAGACAAGCATGAATGA
- the fliP gene encoding flagellar type III secretion system pore protein FliP (The bacterial flagellar biogenesis protein FliP forms a type III secretion system (T3SS)-type pore required for flagellar assembly.) gives MNEFMEFFNNSNPEDVSTSVKLLLLLTVLSIAPSILILMTCFTRIIIVLSFVRTSLATQSMPPNQILIGIALFLTFFIMAPTFSQVNEQALTPLFNEEITLEEAYDRAAIPFKEFMSKHTRQKDLALFLNYAGIEQPESVEDIPLTALVPAFAISEIKTAFQIGFMIFIPFLVIDMVVASILMSMGMMMLPPVMISLPFKILLFVLVDGWYLIIKSLLQSF, from the coding sequence ATGAATGAGTTTATGGAGTTTTTTAACAATAGCAACCCTGAAGATGTCAGCACCTCTGTAAAGCTCCTTTTATTACTAACAGTTTTATCGATAGCACCTAGTATATTAATCTTAATGACTTGTTTTACAAGAATAATCATTGTTTTATCCTTTGTTCGAACGTCTCTTGCAACACAATCTATGCCACCAAATCAAATTTTGATTGGAATCGCGCTATTTCTAACCTTCTTTATAATGGCACCAACTTTTTCACAGGTAAACGAGCAGGCGTTAACGCCTCTTTTTAATGAGGAAATTACGTTAGAAGAAGCTTATGATCGAGCTGCAATTCCATTTAAAGAGTTTATGAGTAAACATACAAGGCAAAAAGATTTGGCGTTATTTTTAAATTATGCTGGAATTGAGCAACCAGAATCAGTAGAGGATATTCCTTTAACAGCACTTGTACCCGCTTTTGCCATTAGTGAGATTAAGACAGCATTTCAAATTGGATTTATGATATTTATACCTTTCTTAGTTATTGATATGGTTGTCGCAAGTATTCTTATGTCAATGGGTATGATGATGCTTCCTCCAGTTATGATTTCATTACCTTTTAAAATATTATTATTTGTTTTAGTTGATGGTTGGTATTTGATTATTAAATCATTGTTACAAAGTTTTTAG
- the fliQ gene encoding flagellar biosynthesis protein FliQ: MSSEFVISLAEKAVYTTLIICGPLLLLALVIGLVVSIFQATTQIQEQTLAFIPKIVAVLVGLIFFGPWMLSTLVSYAQDIFGNLNRFVG, translated from the coding sequence ATGAGTTCAGAATTTGTTATTTCCTTAGCAGAAAAAGCCGTATACACAACGTTAATTATTTGTGGACCATTATTACTATTAGCCTTGGTTATCGGTCTTGTTGTTAGTATTTTTCAGGCTACAACTCAAATTCAAGAGCAAACTCTTGCGTTTATCCCGAAAATCGTTGCTGTTTTGGTGGGGCTAATCTTTTTTGGGCCTTGGATGCTTTCAACTCTAGTATCCTATGCACAAGATATATTCGGAAACTTAAATAGGTTTGTGGGCTAG
- the fliR gene encoding flagellar biosynthetic protein FliR, with protein MITILENYPAFLLIFMRITAFFVTMPFFSYRNIPNTHKIGFSFFLAWIMFFSIDPPAIEVNGQYIMLILKEVLLGLTIGFSAYFILAAIQIAGSFIDFQMGFAIANVIDPQTGAQSPLVGQFLYTFVLLFMITTNAHHLLLDGVFYSYQFVPIDQPFLPMGEESVIEFIVESFNSMFIIAFQMSIPVVGSLFLVDIALGIVARTVPQLNIFVVGLPLKIGVSFIMLILVMGALFMLMQQLFETMTYTMRGLMELFGGGGNESS; from the coding sequence ATGATCACAATACTAGAGAATTATCCGGCTTTTCTTTTGATTTTTATGAGAATTACAGCATTTTTCGTTACAATGCCTTTCTTCTCATACCGCAATATTCCTAATACTCATAAAATTGGTTTTTCCTTCTTTTTAGCGTGGATTATGTTTTTCTCAATAGATCCTCCTGCTATTGAAGTGAATGGGCAATATATTATGCTGATATTAAAAGAAGTGCTTTTGGGATTAACAATCGGATTTTCAGCGTATTTTATCCTTGCTGCAATACAAATTGCCGGAAGTTTTATTGATTTCCAGATGGGTTTTGCGATAGCGAATGTAATTGATCCGCAAACAGGAGCACAAAGTCCTCTTGTTGGTCAATTTTTATACACATTTGTTCTCTTATTTATGATTACAACAAATGCTCATCATTTATTGCTTGACGGAGTTTTTTATAGCTACCAATTTGTCCCTATTGATCAACCTTTTCTTCCAATGGGTGAAGAAAGTGTTATTGAATTTATTGTTGAGTCATTTAATTCAATGTTTATCATTGCATTTCAAATGTCTATCCCGGTAGTAGGCTCACTATTTTTAGTTGATATTGCTTTAGGAATAGTAGCTAGAACTGTGCCTCAGTTAAACATTTTCGTTGTTGGTTTGCCATTAAAAATTGGTGTAAGTTTTATCATGTTAATTTTAGTTATGGGAGCTTTATTTATGCTGATGCAGCAGTTATTTGAAACAATGACTTATACAATGAGAGGACTT